The genomic window AGATTTAGCGAGAAAATACCCGCTAGCTACAATCGATGATGTCATTGCTTTTTTTGAACAAGCGGGTTGGGGAAATTTATCGCTGCTTGAAGAAAAAAAAGATCAATGTGAACTTCAATTAGAAGGACCGCTCGTTGCGATGCGGTTCGATTATAGTGAAGATTGTACATTTCAACTTGAAGCGGGCTTTCTTGCCCAACAGTTTGAGCAACAAAAAGGATATGTCACAGAAGCGTTTGAACAACAAAAACGACGCGCCAAAACCGTTTTATTCACAGTCAAATGGGATCGAAAAGATGAAGCTGACCGATGATGGTCAGCTTTCGTACGTTTGAAGCGTTTCATGAATTTTTTGGGCGACGTGTTTTGGAATGTTTGCTTCTTGTATTTGTTCAACAGTCGCTTCTTTCATTTTTTTAATCGATCCGAAATGTTGCAATAACGCTTGTTTCCTTTTTGCCCCAACCCCTGGAATTTGATCGAGAATGGAATGAAACGCAGATTTTGAACGAACTTGCCGATGAAATGTAATCGCAAACCGATGCACTTCTTCTTGAATGCGTTGCAGCAAATAAAACTCTTGACTATTTTTCTCTAATGAAACGATGCTCGGTGGATCACCAAAAAGGAAATGGGACGTTCGGTGTTTCTCATCTTTCACTAACCCAGCGATCGGAATCGATAACCCAAGTTCGCATTCTAACACTTCTTTTGCGGCTTGTATTTGCCCTTTTCCTCCATCGACAACAATGAGATGAGGGAGCGGTAAACGTTCGCGTAATACACGAGTATAGCGTCGGCGAATGACTTCGCGCATCGACTCGTAATCATCTGCCCCTTGCACCGTTTTTATTTTATATTTACGATATTCTTTTTTTTCCGGCTTTCCGTCAATAAATACAACCATCGCAGCAAC from Anoxybacillus gonensis includes these protein-coding regions:
- a CDS encoding YslB family protein, whose protein sequence is MSGHEQWKQMNISAFSDFLFRKELLPNLFGKETPFILYWAGKDLARKYPLATIDDVIAFFEQAGWGNLSLLEEKKDQCELQLEGPLVAMRFDYSEDCTFQLEAGFLAQQFEQQKGYVTEAFEQQKRRAKTVLFTVKWDRKDEADR